From Streptomyces sp. NBC_00690, a single genomic window includes:
- a CDS encoding BBE domain-containing protein, with translation MFGSVVDHLHAVETVVVDDSGTARAVVATRDPQDPAHDLWWAHTGAGGGNFGVATRYWFRSPDTEGDEPAELLPTPPARLLVAQLLWPWAMLDEVSFSRLLRNHGEWHERNSGPDSPYAGMYSVIGATPRANGGVVIMSLQMDASLPDAEGLLSAYLAAVREGTDAEPVVLERRELPWLHTTTWPGVSDRADHTKHAKFKSAYLRARLSDDQIGAVYRSLTTPDYANMTAGIMLASYGGAVNTVDPSATAMPQRDSIMRLIFATEWDSPEEDDKHLTWVREFYRDVFAATGGVPAPGGTGDGCHINYADADVANPEWNTSGVPWHSLYFKDNYPRLQAAKACWDPRDVFRHSLSVRLPDQEAGERTEEGAG, from the coding sequence TTGTTCGGCTCGGTCGTCGACCATCTGCACGCCGTGGAGACGGTGGTGGTGGACGACTCGGGCACCGCCCGCGCGGTGGTGGCCACCCGGGACCCGCAGGATCCGGCGCACGACCTCTGGTGGGCGCACACAGGAGCGGGGGGCGGCAACTTCGGTGTGGCAACCCGCTACTGGTTCCGCAGCCCGGACACCGAAGGCGACGAACCGGCCGAGTTGCTCCCGACGCCGCCAGCGCGGCTGCTGGTGGCACAGTTGCTGTGGCCGTGGGCCATGTTGGACGAGGTGAGTTTCTCCCGTCTGCTGCGCAACCACGGCGAGTGGCACGAGCGGAACAGCGGCCCCGACTCACCGTACGCCGGTATGTACAGCGTGATCGGTGCCACGCCCCGGGCGAACGGCGGCGTGGTCATCATGAGTCTGCAGATGGACGCGTCCCTCCCGGACGCGGAGGGTCTGCTGAGCGCCTACTTGGCGGCGGTCCGCGAAGGGACGGACGCGGAACCGGTCGTCCTGGAGCGGCGGGAACTCCCCTGGCTCCACACGACCACCTGGCCCGGAGTCTCGGACCGGGCGGACCACACCAAGCACGCGAAGTTCAAGTCGGCCTATCTGCGGGCGAGACTGTCGGACGATCAGATAGGCGCGGTCTACCGGAGTCTGACCACTCCGGACTACGCCAACATGACGGCCGGGATCATGCTGGCCTCCTACGGGGGTGCGGTGAACACCGTCGATCCGTCCGCGACCGCGATGCCGCAGCGTGACTCCATCATGCGACTGATCTTCGCGACCGAGTGGGACTCCCCCGAGGAGGACGACAAGCATCTGACCTGGGTGCGCGAGTTCTACCGGGATGTCTTCGCCGCCACCGGCGGGGTCCCCGCGCCCGGGGGTACAGGGGACGGCTGTCACATCAACTACGCCGACGCCGACGTCGCCAACCCGGAGTGGAACACCTCCGGTGTGCCGTGGCACAGCCTGTACTTCAAGGACAACTACCCACGGTTGCAGGCAGCCAAGGCGTGTTGGGATCCTCGGGACGTGTTCCGTCACTCCCTCTCCGTACGGTTGCCCGACCAGGAGGCCGGGGAGCGGACGGAGGAGGGGGCCGGCTGA
- a CDS encoding MFS transporter: MLSLSTFVVVTSEMLPVGVLTPMADGLDISSGTAGFSLTVTGLVTAVTAPAVPRLLGGLDRRVVLAVAMVVLAAGNALSAVAEGFGLLVVSRIVLGIGMGAVWGLAAAVATRLVAPRNAALAVSAAVSGVAAASVVGVPLGTLISNSFGWRAAFASLSVGAVVLAVGLLVTLPRLPRPSAPAGTDDQTGREPLWRIPSVTVGLALILFLVTAHFGAYTYVRPVLEERTELSPGSVALVLLVYGLFGLIGNFAAGALAARRARVTVLGLTAGIAASVALLALFSTVPILTGVSVALWGLAYGGLSVAGQIWMTQAAPHRVEHVTGLYVGVFTAAIALGAFLGGTIVESAGIISLLWGAAGLAVVALAVGLFGPRPTGSPDLPGDPSTSERPLEKAATTGATKPNS; encoded by the coding sequence GTGTTGTCCTTGAGCACCTTCGTGGTGGTGACGTCCGAGATGTTGCCGGTCGGGGTGCTGACCCCGATGGCAGACGGCTTGGACATCAGTTCGGGGACTGCCGGGTTCAGCCTGACCGTCACCGGCCTGGTCACGGCCGTCACCGCCCCGGCGGTCCCACGTCTGCTGGGCGGGCTCGACCGGCGCGTGGTGTTGGCGGTGGCGATGGTGGTGCTCGCGGCAGGCAACGCACTGAGCGCCGTAGCAGAGGGCTTCGGCCTGCTGGTGGTGTCCCGGATCGTCCTGGGCATCGGGATGGGAGCGGTGTGGGGTTTGGCGGCTGCGGTGGCGACCCGGCTCGTGGCACCCCGCAACGCAGCGCTGGCGGTGTCCGCCGCTGTCAGCGGGGTCGCCGCCGCCTCGGTCGTCGGTGTGCCCCTGGGCACACTGATCAGCAACTCCTTCGGCTGGCGGGCCGCGTTCGCCAGTCTGTCCGTCGGCGCGGTGGTCCTCGCCGTCGGCCTGCTGGTGACGCTACCCCGGCTGCCCCGCCCATCCGCACCTGCCGGCACGGACGACCAGACCGGTCGCGAACCGTTGTGGCGTATCCCCTCGGTGACCGTCGGTCTGGCCCTGATCCTGTTCCTCGTCACCGCTCATTTTGGCGCCTACACCTATGTACGGCCGGTCCTTGAGGAGCGCACCGAGCTCTCGCCGGGTTCCGTCGCCCTCGTCCTGCTGGTCTACGGCCTCTTCGGGCTGATCGGCAACTTCGCCGCCGGCGCCCTCGCGGCTCGCCGTGCCCGGGTCACCGTGCTGGGCCTGACGGCCGGCATCGCCGCGTCGGTCGCCCTGCTCGCGCTCTTCAGCACCGTCCCCATTCTCACCGGCGTCAGTGTCGCCCTCTGGGGCCTGGCGTACGGCGGACTGTCGGTGGCCGGCCAGATCTGGATGACCCAGGCAGCACCGCATCGCGTAGAGCATGTGACCGGCCTCTACGTCGGTGTCTTCACCGCCGCCATCGCCCTGGGCGCCTTCCTCGGCGGCACCATCGTGGAATCGGCCGGCATCATCTCACTTCTGTGGGGTGCCGCCGGGCTCGCGGTCGTGGCCCTCGCCGTCGGCCTGTTCGGACCCCGACCGACCGGTAGTCCCGACCTGCCCGGCGACCCCAGCACATCGGAACGGCCATTGGAGAAGGCCGCCACCACGGGGGCCACCAAGCCGAATTCATGA
- a CDS encoding LysR family transcriptional regulator: protein MNQVHVQEIECLLVLAEELHFGRTAARLGCSQSRVSQLVAGLERRVGVRLVDRTSRSVGLSRFGAQFVTEVRPAYEELATVLTRARERAGSGALCQLRVGFHGSVYEEVTEAFRQLRAHHDVMMVLSEIPLGSPFSAVLAGRLDAAVVELPVREAALTTGFRFPPQDRLLAVAASHPLAGAGRAHIEELAGLDFVHPIGDAPEYWMAARVPRSTPAGAAIRSSAGIATVQEGLALVASGEHGMLVCRPLAERATRSDVRYLPVDGLDEPSQMGLIWRTDRTSRQLTTLAGLLDEEFRRVKMPEGLPV, encoded by the coding sequence ATGAATCAGGTTCACGTTCAGGAGATCGAGTGCCTGCTCGTCCTGGCCGAAGAGCTGCACTTCGGTAGGACCGCCGCCCGACTGGGCTGTTCCCAGAGCCGGGTCAGCCAGCTCGTCGCCGGCCTCGAACGCCGGGTCGGTGTCCGGTTGGTGGACCGCACCAGCCGAAGTGTGGGACTCAGCCGATTCGGCGCGCAGTTCGTCACCGAGGTGCGCCCGGCCTACGAGGAGCTGGCCACCGTGCTCACCCGGGCTCGTGAGCGCGCCGGCAGCGGCGCCCTGTGCCAGCTGCGCGTCGGCTTCCATGGCAGCGTCTACGAAGAGGTCACCGAGGCGTTCCGGCAACTGCGGGCCCACCACGACGTCATGATGGTGCTGAGCGAGATTCCCCTGGGTTCACCCTTCTCGGCGGTGCTCGCCGGCCGCCTCGACGCCGCTGTGGTCGAACTGCCCGTCCGTGAGGCGGCATTGACCACCGGTTTCCGTTTCCCGCCGCAGGACCGGTTGCTTGCCGTCGCGGCCTCCCACCCGCTGGCCGGCGCCGGGCGCGCACACATCGAGGAACTGGCCGGGCTGGACTTCGTCCACCCGATCGGTGACGCCCCCGAGTACTGGATGGCCGCCCGGGTGCCCCGTTCCACACCCGCGGGTGCGGCCATCCGTTCCTCCGCCGGGATCGCCACCGTCCAGGAGGGCCTCGCGCTCGTCGCATCCGGTGAGCACGGCATGCTGGTCTGCCGCCCGCTGGCCGAGCGGGCCACCCGGAGCGATGTGCGCTATCTGCCGGTCGACGGCCTGGACGAGCCGTCGCAGATGGGGCTGATCTGGCGCACCGACCGCACCAGCCGGCAACTGACAACGCTCGCCGGGCTGCTGGACGAGGAGTTCCGTCGGGTGAAGATGCCTGAGGGCCTTCCGGTGTGA
- a CDS encoding peptidase S1, whose translation MAATGSAVATVSGDGDNRIGVLTNGGDAYVKEGGLRAGWIHELGDVRQVALSGNRIGVLTNGGDAYVKEGGLSAGWVHELAGVKQIALSGDRIGVLTHSGDALVKEGGLSAGWVLEENGVKELELSGNRIGIVKQSGEALVKEGGLSAGWVSELNNVVGIDLAGNRIGVLTGSGDAYVKEGGLSAGWVHELGGVKQLELSGNRIGVLTGGGDAYVKEGGLSAGWVHELGGVKELALS comes from the coding sequence GTGGCAGCCACCGGATCCGCGGTCGCCACGGTCTCCGGCGACGGGGACAACCGGATCGGGGTCCTCACCAACGGCGGTGACGCCTATGTGAAGGAAGGCGGCCTCAGGGCAGGCTGGATCCATGAGCTGGGAGACGTGAGACAAGTGGCCCTGTCGGGCAACCGGATCGGGGTTCTCACCAACGGCGGTGACGCCTATGTGAAGGAGGGCGGCCTCAGCGCAGGCTGGGTCCACGAACTCGCGGGCGTCAAGCAGATCGCTCTGTCGGGCGACCGGATCGGGGTGCTCACACACTCCGGCGATGCGCTGGTCAAGGAGGGCGGCCTCAGCGCCGGTTGGGTGCTGGAGGAAAATGGAGTCAAGGAGCTGGAGCTGTCAGGCAACCGGATCGGGATCGTGAAGCAGTCCGGCGAAGCCCTGGTCAAGGAGGGTGGGCTGAGCGCCGGTTGGGTCAGCGAACTCAACAACGTCGTCGGGATCGATCTCGCAGGCAATCGGATCGGGGTCCTCACGGGCAGTGGTGACGCCTATGTGAAGGAGGGCGGCCTCAGCGCAGGCTGGGTCCACGAGCTCGGCGGTGTGAAGCAGCTGGAGCTGTCGGGTAACCGGATCGGAGTGCTCACCGGTGGTGGTGACGCCTACGTCAAGGAAGGCGGCCTCAGCGCAGGCTGGGTCCACGAGCTCGGCGGTGTGAAGGAGCTTGCCCTCTCCTGA
- a CDS encoding alpha/beta hydrolase, whose protein sequence is MHFTSERRLDDGVLEREFTLGEIPGTLWTPGAEPAPLILMAHNNGLPKAASRLVARARRSTAYGYAVATIDAAGCGDRPRSAADEQARADLRRAFQSGDPVDDIFESFIGPLVDNAVPDWQATLDALLSLPEIGGPVGYSGWTALGIRLAVVDPRIAAAGFFAGGFVPRAQREEARRVTIPLLLLLQWDDEGNPRQRALELFDAFGSREKTLHANMGGHVGTPWFEVEDGNRFYDRHLK, encoded by the coding sequence ATGCACTTCACTTCTGAACGGCGTCTCGACGACGGCGTCCTTGAGCGCGAATTCACCCTCGGCGAGATCCCCGGAACCCTGTGGACGCCTGGCGCCGAACCCGCTCCACTGATCCTGATGGCCCACAACAACGGCCTGCCCAAGGCGGCATCCCGGCTGGTGGCCCGGGCCCGGAGGTCCACGGCGTACGGATACGCGGTGGCCACCATCGACGCCGCAGGGTGCGGTGACCGTCCCCGGTCGGCCGCCGACGAGCAGGCCCGGGCCGACCTGCGTCGGGCGTTTCAGTCCGGCGATCCCGTCGACGACATCTTCGAGTCCTTCATCGGCCCGCTGGTCGACAACGCCGTTCCGGATTGGCAGGCGACCTTGGATGCCCTCCTGTCGCTGCCCGAGATCGGAGGTCCGGTCGGGTACTCGGGGTGGACGGCCCTCGGCATCCGGCTGGCTGTGGTCGACCCGCGCATTGCGGCTGCCGGGTTCTTCGCCGGGGGTTTCGTGCCCCGCGCCCAGCGCGAGGAGGCCCGGCGGGTCACCATTCCGCTGTTGTTGCTGCTGCAGTGGGACGACGAAGGGAACCCACGGCAACGAGCCCTGGAACTGTTCGACGCCTTCGGTAGCAGAGAGAAGACACTGCACGCCAACATGGGCGGGCACGTCGGCACCCCGTGGTTCGAGGTGGAGGACGGGAACCGGTTCTACGACCGGCACCTGAAGTGA
- a CDS encoding DUF5988 family protein codes for MEDTYENRPNAILTGGPAELLPEGERIRFVVDQTATVKVLKGNRYEHWEPSPQTVPHTGGELRVFRWVRFTYVAE; via the coding sequence GTGGAAGACACGTACGAGAACCGGCCCAACGCCATACTCACCGGTGGCCCGGCAGAGCTGCTGCCCGAAGGGGAGCGCATCCGCTTCGTCGTCGACCAGACGGCCACGGTCAAGGTGCTCAAAGGCAATCGGTACGAGCACTGGGAGCCGTCGCCGCAGACGGTCCCTCACACGGGTGGCGAACTGAGGGTGTTCCGCTGGGTGCGTTTCACCTACGTCGCCGAGTAG
- the asnB gene encoding asparagine synthase (glutamine-hydrolyzing), protein MCGIAGWVDLSGLGPDAQAIAERMNDEHVRRGPDGSGTWLSRYAVLAHRRLSVIDIENGEQPMLFPAAPGSEARWALTYNGELYNYRELRSELSSRGHRFRTSSDTEVVLAAWVEWGVRAVEHFNGIFALSVWDDREETLWLVRDHLGVKPLHYYHDGDRLIFGSEAKSILAHPDVVTAIDEDGLRQLVLPLLKFPGTNPYRGISEVLPGQILEFSRQGIRTIRYWDVKDLVGRPSESKDLGEAVGQLRALLDDTVTRQTIADVPLCTFLSGGLDSSAITALANGLPGRGGVSSFSVDFADASDSADSRSALDRRFAREAADHIGSRHSNIVLDSALLAREDVRDATVRARDLPNGFGDLDTSLLLLCREVRKHATVALSGEAADELLGGYLWFHEPRAVWADTFPWIADSPAHGHLHQRVLGTIDPGLARTLRLDEYLRDEYATALGGLTFDPALSREERRHREIIHLAVSYFLPMLLDRNDRLSMASGLEVRVPFTDHRIVEHLVTMSQQVHNAGGREKGVLRDAVSDLLPVGVLERRKSPYPTTPDPEYARTLERQLASVLDDPPDGLADIFAPEVLAPGGLADSARSHGLVSNFEGEVVLNFASWLRQYSPKLAI, encoded by the coding sequence ATGTGCGGAATAGCCGGATGGGTTGATCTGTCTGGTCTCGGTCCGGACGCGCAGGCCATTGCGGAGAGGATGAATGACGAGCACGTTCGCCGGGGCCCTGACGGGTCCGGGACATGGCTCTCCCGCTATGCGGTGCTCGCCCACCGACGGCTTTCCGTGATCGATATCGAGAACGGCGAACAGCCGATGCTCTTCCCGGCCGCACCGGGCTCCGAAGCTCGTTGGGCGCTCACCTACAACGGTGAACTCTACAATTATCGGGAACTGCGCAGCGAGCTCTCCTCCCGTGGTCACCGGTTCCGGACGTCGAGCGACACGGAAGTGGTCCTCGCCGCCTGGGTGGAATGGGGTGTCCGTGCCGTCGAGCATTTCAACGGGATATTCGCCCTATCGGTCTGGGACGATCGAGAAGAAACTCTGTGGCTCGTACGCGATCACCTCGGGGTGAAGCCGCTGCACTACTACCATGACGGCGACCGACTGATCTTCGGGTCCGAGGCGAAATCGATCCTCGCGCATCCGGACGTCGTCACGGCGATCGACGAGGACGGCCTACGGCAATTGGTGCTGCCGCTGCTGAAGTTCCCCGGGACCAATCCGTACCGCGGAATCTCCGAGGTGTTGCCGGGCCAGATATTGGAATTCTCCCGACAGGGCATCCGCACCATTCGGTACTGGGACGTCAAGGATCTCGTCGGCCGGCCGTCCGAGTCGAAGGATCTCGGCGAGGCCGTCGGCCAGTTGCGCGCACTGCTGGATGACACGGTCACCCGGCAGACCATCGCCGATGTTCCCCTGTGCACCTTCCTCTCCGGCGGACTGGACTCCTCGGCCATCACCGCCCTCGCCAACGGCCTGCCGGGACGCGGTGGAGTGAGTTCGTTCTCCGTGGACTTCGCAGACGCCTCCGACAGTGCCGACTCACGGTCCGCCCTGGACCGCCGGTTCGCGCGGGAGGCAGCGGATCACATCGGTTCGCGGCACTCCAACATCGTGCTGGACAGCGCACTGCTGGCCCGCGAGGACGTACGCGATGCCACTGTGCGCGCTCGTGACCTGCCCAATGGATTCGGCGATCTGGACACGAGCCTGCTCCTGCTCTGCCGTGAGGTCCGCAAGCACGCCACCGTTGCGCTGTCCGGAGAAGCGGCCGATGAACTCCTCGGCGGCTACCTGTGGTTCCACGAGCCGCGTGCGGTCTGGGCCGACACCTTTCCGTGGATCGCGGACAGCCCCGCCCACGGCCATCTCCACCAGCGGGTCCTGGGCACGATCGACCCCGGCCTCGCCCGGACGCTTCGACTCGACGAGTATCTCCGCGACGAGTACGCCACCGCCCTCGGCGGGCTCACCTTCGACCCTGCGCTGAGCCGGGAGGAGCGGCGCCATCGGGAGATCATCCACCTCGCCGTCTCCTACTTCCTGCCGATGCTGCTGGATCGGAACGACCGGCTGAGCATGGCCAGCGGCCTGGAGGTACGGGTTCCGTTCACCGATCACCGTATCGTCGAGCATCTGGTGACGATGAGTCAGCAGGTTCACAACGCCGGCGGCCGGGAGAAGGGTGTGCTGCGGGACGCGGTGAGCGATCTGCTGCCGGTGGGTGTGTTGGAGCGGAGGAAGTCGCCGTACCCGACCACACCGGACCCGGAATACGCACGCACGCTGGAACGTCAGCTCGCGAGCGTTCTGGACGACCCGCCCGACGGACTCGCGGACATCTTCGCGCCAGAGGTGCTGGCACCGGGGGGACTCGCCGACTCGGCCAGATCGCATGGGCTCGTCAGCAATTTCGAAGGCGAGGTCGTGCTGAACTTCGCCTCCTGGCTGCGGCAGTACTCCCCGAAGCTGGCGATCTAG
- a CDS encoding tetratricopeptide repeat protein produces the protein MGTAALLALLTLAGKGHEAWSGGDWVWGISGWLARVCGGLGQVFDPDGGLILGQRLGFLAVALLVLYLYWRATRAFLAYKPGPVDVQELIDATPPRSLTHSATDLTAELRQQLSDCSMYAPTTLPAESPPMSFLELVGDVELGAKSLGSAIPRLLSRLRPKLAYRVGGVLRIREQEPDRLGMTVTVTAYVFGGSRSTTLWGNDWDEVIRKVGCWVISTLLPVTRAGRQPPWRRWWGRELSPELYASYQNANELSRAGRYHEALSRYYDAIALDPENPHLRSELAEVQEKMGLHIDALETCQRALTLDGQTTGQYAKRLWLRPWAPSWRRLRYLFHPHRYREVLGLRYRNAVILGTSEETTKQWFDTGEVRDDGTRGRLAGLIANRYWRAAIGLVPSGTEEKWLTCALKPHPDRTTVASSLDEELVRLVFQRASMQETNRLAADDRWARLAGLYWPARVESVFRLLSPFSSVQSYLGPRQSVTRGAFRINQIVWAPLRLAWSLEHARSHHSVNLDPSQGYRWRTGPSVSTDIAPRELADLINRARSRLVLLRRVLPLCRRSDWLTRYNSACVHAVALKAGSATANVTANREGDEETEQERQRREGRRELHVKFAVEELEQAVLLPRGDFATIERTWMAHEDPDLAYLRKDPLFQRFELTAYPGVEIPAETPPDNWTEAQMRAYDHRLLQEAAHVMERVWALRGMESSFDIRVAAEWLQGECLIWDSVKKVTDPNRLGHWEDRVELIAAVRNSHPVLPVTPGFPPSMLSRGMAKDDSRHVQVTLRDLQKDLQGNETHRLKMEEGQESFSRATANGVAWLKPKPVHNLCVGYSAVWQTLAEWLGMDRSEQHFRDALGRVPEPSTDGLTQQGAPGPTA, from the coding sequence GTGGGGACCGCTGCGCTGCTCGCTCTCCTGACCCTGGCGGGAAAGGGCCACGAGGCGTGGAGCGGTGGTGACTGGGTTTGGGGCATCAGCGGCTGGTTGGCCCGGGTGTGCGGTGGCCTCGGCCAGGTGTTCGACCCCGACGGCGGCCTCATCCTCGGTCAGCGACTCGGGTTCCTCGCGGTGGCCCTCCTGGTCCTGTACCTCTACTGGCGGGCAACGCGGGCGTTCCTCGCCTACAAGCCGGGCCCGGTGGATGTCCAGGAGCTCATCGACGCCACACCGCCGAGGTCTCTCACCCACTCCGCCACTGATCTCACCGCCGAACTGCGCCAGCAGTTGTCCGACTGCAGCATGTACGCACCGACGACGCTGCCGGCTGAATCACCGCCCATGAGCTTTCTTGAGCTGGTCGGCGATGTGGAGCTCGGTGCCAAGTCGCTCGGCAGCGCCATACCGCGCCTGCTCAGCCGGCTCCGGCCCAAGCTCGCGTACCGGGTCGGCGGTGTGCTCCGGATCCGGGAGCAGGAGCCGGACCGGTTGGGTATGACCGTGACCGTCACCGCGTACGTGTTCGGCGGGTCCCGTTCGACCACGCTGTGGGGAAACGACTGGGACGAGGTCATCCGCAAGGTGGGTTGTTGGGTGATCAGCACACTCCTTCCGGTCACCCGTGCCGGGAGGCAACCTCCGTGGCGGAGGTGGTGGGGGCGCGAGCTCAGCCCCGAGCTGTACGCGTCGTACCAGAACGCCAACGAGCTGAGCCGGGCGGGCCGCTACCACGAGGCGCTGTCCCGCTACTACGACGCCATCGCGCTCGACCCGGAGAACCCCCATCTGCGCAGCGAGTTGGCGGAGGTCCAGGAGAAGATGGGGCTGCACATCGACGCGCTGGAGACCTGTCAGCGGGCCCTCACTCTTGATGGACAGACCACCGGGCAGTACGCCAAACGACTGTGGCTGCGGCCGTGGGCTCCTAGTTGGCGCCGGCTGCGCTATCTGTTCCACCCTCACCGCTACCGCGAGGTGCTCGGTCTGCGGTACAGGAACGCCGTCATCCTGGGAACGTCCGAGGAAACGACGAAACAGTGGTTCGACACGGGCGAGGTCCGGGACGACGGCACGCGCGGGCGCTTGGCGGGCCTCATCGCGAACCGTTACTGGAGAGCGGCGATCGGACTCGTACCGAGCGGCACCGAGGAGAAGTGGCTCACCTGTGCGCTGAAGCCGCATCCCGACCGTACGACCGTTGCGTCCTCCCTCGATGAGGAACTGGTGCGCCTGGTCTTCCAGCGGGCCTCGATGCAGGAGACGAACCGGCTGGCAGCCGACGACCGGTGGGCACGGCTCGCCGGCCTCTACTGGCCCGCACGAGTGGAGAGCGTCTTCCGGCTCCTGTCACCGTTCTCCAGTGTGCAGAGTTACCTCGGACCGCGGCAGAGCGTGACCAGAGGGGCCTTCCGGATCAACCAGATCGTGTGGGCACCCCTCCGACTCGCCTGGTCCCTCGAACACGCCCGCTCGCATCATTCGGTCAACCTCGACCCGTCCCAGGGCTACCGCTGGCGCACCGGTCCCTCGGTGAGTACGGACATCGCTCCGCGGGAACTCGCAGACCTGATCAACAGGGCGCGGAGTCGACTGGTACTACTGCGTCGCGTGCTACCGCTGTGCCGCCGCAGCGACTGGCTGACCCGCTACAACAGCGCCTGCGTGCACGCCGTTGCCCTGAAGGCGGGCAGCGCCACCGCCAACGTCACCGCCAACCGCGAAGGGGACGAGGAGACAGAGCAAGAGAGACAGCGAAGGGAAGGAAGGAGGGAGCTGCATGTGAAGTTCGCCGTCGAGGAACTTGAGCAAGCGGTTCTGCTTCCCCGGGGCGACTTCGCGACGATCGAGCGGACCTGGATGGCCCATGAGGACCCGGATCTGGCATATCTCCGGAAGGACCCGCTGTTCCAGCGCTTTGAACTCACCGCATATCCAGGGGTGGAGATCCCGGCCGAAACGCCTCCGGACAACTGGACCGAGGCACAGATGAGGGCCTACGACCACCGGCTCCTCCAGGAGGCGGCCCATGTGATGGAAAGGGTGTGGGCCCTGCGCGGGATGGAGTCCAGCTTCGACATCCGGGTCGCGGCGGAATGGCTCCAGGGCGAATGCCTCATCTGGGATTCCGTGAAGAAGGTGACCGACCCCAACCGACTGGGCCACTGGGAGGACCGCGTGGAGCTCATCGCTGCCGTCCGCAACAGCCACCCGGTACTGCCGGTCACGCCCGGCTTCCCTCCGTCGATGCTTTCGCGGGGGATGGCGAAGGACGACAGCAGGCATGTTCAGGTGACTCTGCGGGACCTTCAGAAGGACTTGCAAGGAAACGAAACCCACAGGTTGAAGATGGAGGAGGGGCAGGAGAGCTTCAGCAGGGCGACGGCCAATGGCGTGGCCTGGTTGAAGCCGAAGCCGGTCCACAACCTGTGCGTGGGTTACTCCGCGGTCTGGCAGACGCTTGCGGAATGGCTCGGCATGGATCGCTCGGAGCAGCACTTCCGGGACGCGCTCGGCAGAGTGCCCGAGCCCTCGACGGACGGACTGACCCAGCAGGGTGCCCCGGGACCCACGGCGTGA
- a CDS encoding HXXEE domain-containing protein: MAVRTAATWGLFAAWTLHEAEEAAVMARWLRQNLPRLQERFPRVRQETWDRLRDDMTPGRVRTAIGLMGLVMAAAAADGHRTGGRSRLYQAALAGYGWHGLIHLGQSLALRGYTPGVATAPVVVLPFSLWAWRELLRSDVPHDLGRASAAAAVLFPVGLATAHVVAKAVLSKERSGSQHGRIARGSRPR; the protein is encoded by the coding sequence ATGGCCGTGCGCACGGCGGCGACCTGGGGGCTTTTCGCGGCCTGGACGCTCCACGAGGCGGAGGAAGCGGCCGTCATGGCGCGGTGGCTGCGGCAGAACCTGCCCCGACTCCAGGAGCGGTTTCCCAGGGTGCGGCAGGAGACCTGGGACCGGCTGCGCGACGATATGACGCCCGGCCGGGTCCGTACCGCGATCGGCCTGATGGGGTTGGTCATGGCCGCCGCCGCGGCCGACGGCCACCGCACCGGGGGGCGATCCCGGCTCTACCAGGCGGCGCTGGCCGGATACGGGTGGCACGGTCTCATCCACCTCGGGCAGAGCCTTGCCCTCCGGGGCTACACGCCGGGGGTGGCCACCGCGCCTGTGGTGGTGCTGCCGTTCTCCCTGTGGGCCTGGCGGGAACTCCTGCGGTCGGACGTCCCGCACGACCTGGGACGGGCCAGCGCGGCGGCTGCCGTGCTCTTCCCGGTCGGTCTGGCAACGGCGCACGTTGTCGCCAAGGCCGTCCTGAGCAAGGAGAGATCCGGGTCGCAGCATGGGCGGATCGCTCGCGGGAGCCGTCCACGCTGA